In the genome of Hymenobacter cellulosivorans, one region contains:
- a CDS encoding T9SS type A sorting domain-containing protein → MKHYLLGLACALTTTAALAQTTPDTRLQELLGRPRTPQPELAGPGLAPARRGPALRLPAKRITYDWNSATQQWQAPMHHTTSYTADGQPSLVVIADSATQQLQARLTYAYNATGRQTLSLGEKWTGSAWQNDKRTTWTYDAQGNFTSTLDQQWVAGAWQNVSQLLNTYDSRNNRTSYLGQNWVNGAWVNSFGARSAYTYNATGQIVQTVEETLDTFLNTYSSRGRSIYTYPTPTSSLYSQVEYQELEAGAYVSNYRLQRTHDAQQRITYYETQTWNGTAWGPSTRGNYVYGPQPGDVQETAEYYSFGSWVNSSRYTFLNDAYGNLSKYESETWQNGAWIISYGYRYLRKYNPNGDIDRQVEQMVTSLGKAYENNRKDSFSDFQSITLGVQANAALAAQTQLYPNPTTGTVTLKLGELKEQAPVRVEVVNSLGQVVQRLVLQPRQGHTVLDLSAQPSGLYTVQLHTAAGLVVKKVVRQ, encoded by the coding sequence ATGAAACACTATCTACTCGGCCTGGCCTGTGCCCTGACTACCACGGCGGCGCTGGCCCAAACTACTCCTGATACCCGGTTGCAAGAGTTGCTGGGGCGGCCCCGTACTCCGCAACCTGAATTGGCCGGACCAGGGCTAGCCCCGGCCCGGCGCGGCCCGGCGCTGCGCCTGCCCGCCAAGCGGATTACCTACGACTGGAACTCTGCCACCCAGCAGTGGCAGGCTCCTATGCACCATACCACCAGCTACACGGCCGATGGCCAGCCCAGCTTAGTCGTAATAGCCGACTCGGCCACCCAGCAGCTTCAGGCGCGGCTTACGTATGCTTACAATGCGACCGGGAGACAAACCCTGTCTCTTGGTGAAAAATGGACCGGCAGCGCCTGGCAAAACGACAAACGCACTACCTGGACCTACGACGCGCAGGGCAACTTTACCAGCACGCTGGACCAGCAGTGGGTGGCCGGAGCCTGGCAGAATGTTAGCCAGCTGCTGAACACCTACGACAGCCGCAACAACCGGACAAGCTACCTAGGGCAGAACTGGGTAAACGGGGCCTGGGTCAACAGCTTCGGCGCCCGCTCGGCCTACACCTACAACGCTACCGGCCAGATCGTGCAAACGGTGGAGGAAACCCTTGATACATTCCTCAACACCTACTCGTCCCGGGGCCGCAGCATTTACACCTACCCCACGCCAACCAGCAGCCTGTATTCGCAGGTGGAGTATCAGGAGTTGGAAGCTGGAGCCTACGTCAGCAACTACCGCCTGCAGCGTACCCACGATGCCCAACAGCGCATCACCTACTACGAAACCCAGACCTGGAACGGGACGGCCTGGGGACCCTCCACGCGCGGCAACTACGTGTATGGACCCCAGCCAGGCGACGTTCAGGAAACGGCCGAGTACTACTCTTTCGGCAGCTGGGTCAACAGCTCCCGTTACACTTTCCTCAACGATGCTTATGGCAACCTGAGCAAGTACGAAAGTGAAACGTGGCAAAACGGGGCCTGGATTATCTCCTACGGGTACCGGTACCTGCGCAAGTACAACCCCAACGGCGACATTGACCGGCAAGTAGAGCAGATGGTTACCTCACTCGGCAAAGCCTACGAAAATAACCGCAAGGACAGCTTCAGCGACTTTCAGAGTATCACGCTGGGTGTGCAAGCCAATGCCGCCCTTGCGGCCCAAACTCAGCTCTACCCCAATCCCACGACGGGCACCGTCACGCTGAAGCTGGGGGAACTTAAGGAGCAGGCACCGGTGCGGGTCGAGGTAGTCAACAGCCTGGGCCAGGTGGTGCAGCGCCTGGTGCTGCAGCCCCGGCAGGGCCACACTGTGCTGGACCTGAGCGCCCAGCCTAGCGGCCTCTACACTGTGCAGCTGCACACCGCCGCCGGACTGGTGGTGAAGAAAGTGGTGCGCCAATAG
- a CDS encoding MBL fold metallo-hydrolase has translation MAAQPTYLRNEALRTVKSGYAGNKLFGSQFANGEELYTPEFSNVFRWKFLTENPQKEEKKADTWAPGVVDCTEFLKGREDGLVWLGHATFVLRTEGTTLLFDPLLFDSAFLKRRHHLPCQPEALTNIDLLLLSHGHRDHLDEASIKLVARQNPGLRVLTSLRMAPLLRSMASGLQVQEAGWWQQYDLGPATPGLEIYYLPAAHWHRRGLTDLNKVLWGSFLIRTQGKLLYFGGDSAYAGHFEDIERQFGPLDICLLGIGAYKPAFMMQLSHTNPHEAAKAANVLRAGHLVPMHYGTFDLSDEPASEPIRTLQDVAQGGMLRPDLHVPKVGEVLRWTEWE, from the coding sequence ATGGCTGCCCAACCTACTTACCTGCGCAACGAAGCGCTCCGCACCGTGAAATCCGGCTACGCCGGCAACAAGCTATTTGGCAGCCAGTTTGCCAACGGCGAGGAGCTGTACACGCCCGAGTTCAGCAACGTGTTCCGGTGGAAGTTTCTGACTGAAAACCCGCAGAAGGAAGAAAAAAAAGCCGATACCTGGGCCCCGGGGGTGGTCGACTGCACCGAGTTCCTCAAGGGCCGCGAAGATGGCCTAGTATGGCTGGGCCACGCCACCTTCGTGCTGCGCACCGAGGGCACTACCCTGCTCTTCGACCCGCTGCTGTTCGATTCGGCGTTTCTGAAGCGGCGCCACCACCTGCCCTGCCAGCCCGAGGCGTTGACCAATATTGACCTGCTGCTGCTCAGCCACGGCCACCGCGACCATCTCGACGAGGCATCTATCAAGCTGGTGGCCCGCCAGAACCCGGGGCTGCGGGTGCTAACTTCGCTGCGCATGGCGCCGCTGCTACGCAGCATGGCCTCCGGGCTGCAGGTGCAGGAAGCCGGCTGGTGGCAGCAGTACGATTTGGGACCTGCCACGCCCGGGCTGGAAATCTATTATTTGCCCGCCGCCCACTGGCACCGCCGCGGCCTTACCGACCTGAACAAAGTGCTCTGGGGCAGCTTTCTGATCCGGACCCAGGGCAAGCTCCTCTACTTCGGTGGCGACTCGGCCTACGCCGGCCACTTCGAGGATATCGAGCGGCAGTTTGGCCCCCTGGATATCTGCCTGCTGGGCATTGGGGCCTACAAGCCGGCTTTTATGATGCAGCTCAGCCACACCAACCCCCACGAGGCGGCCAAGGCGGCCAACGTGCTGCGGGCCGGCCACTTGGTACCTATGCACTACGGCACCTTCGATCTGAGCGACGAACCAGCCTCCGAACCCATCCGCACCCTGCAGGATGTGGCCCAAGGCGGCATGCTCCGCCCCGACCTGCACGTGCCCAAAGTGGGCGAAGTGCTGCGTTGGACGGAGTGGGAATAA
- a CDS encoding MFS transporter, translated as MPKDFRLVLLYAIILLDVVVGAAIGPIMPGFVRGLPKPQLWLSVGTALFLGVQLFAAPVLGKLSDGFGRRPILLLSAVGTLLANCLLLPVRAGLYFANRLSDGFTNGMYATVRSAITDISPPENLFKNLGLEGAIISLGFVLGPMVSGALLTVDAVEPAEQARYVVGLAVGLAAVNIGLSLLLRETHTQPNGVRGSELRGELSRAVNVLTIWSRLQAKDPDGRLRTIVLMQVALTMSTGYYFYFVPFASLGAQQMDARALSYFFMYFGALSIAINYGFYTFLADRLNKPRAIFWLALASVPILGAYGLIGASRPALYVVVTLDCLTISLIQGLLEGLLAQRTTEADRGEIFGLNQAVQGLASFMTILVGGVLSVARLELPFAWFALCVGAVAWQAGRMLRATPSSYNQPSQ; from the coding sequence ATGCCCAAAGATTTCCGGCTCGTATTGCTCTACGCCATTATTCTGCTCGATGTGGTGGTGGGCGCGGCCATCGGGCCCATTATGCCCGGGTTTGTGCGTGGTCTGCCCAAACCCCAGCTCTGGCTGTCGGTAGGCACGGCGCTGTTTCTGGGCGTGCAGCTGTTTGCCGCCCCGGTGCTGGGCAAGCTCTCCGACGGCTTCGGCCGCCGCCCGATTCTGCTTCTGTCGGCCGTGGGTACTTTGCTGGCCAACTGCCTACTGCTACCGGTGCGGGCCGGCCTGTACTTCGCAAACCGGCTCAGTGACGGGTTTACCAACGGCATGTACGCCACGGTGCGCTCAGCCATTACCGATATTTCGCCGCCCGAAAACCTGTTCAAAAACCTGGGCCTCGAAGGCGCCATTATATCCCTGGGCTTCGTGCTGGGGCCCATGGTGTCCGGAGCCTTACTCACAGTGGACGCCGTGGAGCCCGCCGAGCAGGCCCGCTACGTGGTAGGGCTGGCCGTCGGGCTGGCCGCCGTGAACATCGGGCTCAGCCTACTGCTGCGCGAAACCCACACCCAGCCCAACGGCGTGCGGGGCAGTGAGCTGCGGGGCGAGCTGAGCCGGGCCGTTAACGTGCTGACCATCTGGAGCCGGTTGCAAGCCAAAGACCCCGACGGCCGGCTGCGCACCATTGTGCTGATGCAGGTAGCCCTGACGATGAGCACCGGCTATTATTTCTACTTCGTGCCCTTCGCCAGCCTGGGTGCTCAGCAGATGGATGCCCGGGCGCTGTCCTACTTTTTCATGTATTTCGGGGCGTTGAGCATTGCCATCAATTACGGCTTCTACACCTTTCTGGCCGACCGGCTCAACAAGCCCCGGGCCATATTCTGGCTGGCTCTGGCCAGCGTGCCGATTCTGGGCGCTTACGGCCTGATTGGCGCTTCCCGCCCGGCGCTGTACGTGGTAGTTACGCTCGACTGCCTAACTATTTCTCTGATTCAGGGGCTACTGGAAGGCCTGCTGGCCCAGCGCACCACCGAGGCCGACCGGGGTGAAATATTCGGCCTGAACCAGGCAGTACAGGGCCTGGCCAGCTTCATGACCATTCTGGTGGGTGGGGTGTTGTCGGTGGCGCGGCTGGAGCTGCCCTTTGCCTGGTTTGCGCTGTGCGTGGGGGCCGTGGCCTGGCAGGCGGGGCGCATGTTGCGCGCTACCCCCAGCAGCTACAATCAGCCTTCCCAGTAA
- a CDS encoding Bax inhibitor-1/YccA family protein encodes MSPNQAVGAFAGYALLNGVTLGIIFMVYTAESIASTFFITAGTFGVMSLYGFVTGTDLSRWGNLLFMALIGLLIASVVNIFLASSMLYWITSFIGVALFVALTAYDTQKVKNLAFIGYGDEGADRKAAVWGALTLYLDFVNLFLYLLRFFGRRK; translated from the coding sequence ATGTCGCCCAACCAGGCCGTCGGCGCTTTTGCTGGTTACGCCTTGCTCAATGGCGTTACGCTGGGCATTATTTTCATGGTTTACACGGCTGAGTCTATTGCCTCTACCTTCTTTATTACGGCCGGCACGTTCGGGGTGATGAGCCTCTACGGCTTCGTCACGGGCACTGACCTGAGCCGCTGGGGCAACCTGCTGTTCATGGCCCTGATTGGCCTCCTCATTGCCTCAGTAGTGAATATATTCCTGGCCAGCTCGATGCTGTACTGGATTACCAGCTTCATCGGCGTTGCCCTGTTTGTGGCCCTCACGGCCTACGACACCCAGAAAGTAAAAAACCTGGCTTTCATCGGCTACGGCGACGAAGGTGCCGACCGCAAAGCTGCCGTGTGGGGTGCCCTAACGCTCTACCTCGATTTCGTGAACCTGTTTCTCTACCTGCTGCGCTTCTTTGGCCGTCGCAAGTAA
- a CDS encoding M61 family metallopeptidase: MRKSAATLLLALALPFGALAQAPVQYTVAFPNAVHHEAQVTVVFSELPAGPLQVRMARSSPGRYALHEFAKNVYDVKATDSKGKALNVSRPDPYGWDVSGHDGTVRFTYTLFGDRTDGTYAGIDAVHAHLNMPATLAYGKGQEQRPAQVKFELPTGWQVATQLRPEAATGTYYAPHLQYLMDSPTSLGAQKVRSWQHQGRTIEMSVLHEGTDAELDAYVDQTKKIVQEAAAIFGELPAYDFGRYTFVANYLPQTSGDGMEHRNSTSLTSNRPLRGPGAIDNLGTVSHEFFHAWNVERIRPRDLEPFDFDRANMSNSLWFAEGFTQYYGDLLLRRAGVFSDDQYCQESVGPLVGAMLNSPGAARFSPVQMSQQAPFVDAAAAIDPNNRGNTYLSYYYIGGANALALDMMLRQNHKTTLDAYMRAVWQQHGKEQQNYAPAKPYTLTDLQRILGEVSRDTAFAGQFFRQHILGHELPKFNELLAPAGLTVRRARAGQASLMSRLSFNAADSTASLGSTLVGSPLYQAGLDREDVLRKIDGQRLSNAKAVQDLLAAHKPGDVVPVEYRTRGGIRTVQVTLAEDPTLEVVTNETAKKPVTKAMKKFRADWLNGKAK; encoded by the coding sequence ATGCGGAAATCCGCCGCCACTCTTCTTCTCGCCCTGGCCCTCCCCTTCGGAGCACTGGCCCAGGCCCCCGTGCAGTATACCGTTGCCTTTCCCAACGCGGTGCACCACGAAGCCCAGGTTACCGTCGTCTTTTCGGAGCTGCCCGCCGGGCCCCTGCAGGTACGCATGGCCCGTAGCTCGCCGGGCCGCTATGCCCTGCACGAATTCGCCAAGAACGTCTACGACGTGAAAGCCACCGACTCGAAAGGCAAAGCCTTGAACGTTAGCCGCCCCGACCCCTACGGCTGGGACGTGAGCGGGCACGACGGCACAGTGCGCTTTACCTATACCCTATTTGGCGACCGAACCGACGGCACTTATGCCGGCATCGACGCTGTTCACGCCCACCTAAACATGCCCGCCACGCTGGCCTACGGCAAAGGTCAGGAACAGCGGCCGGCCCAGGTCAAGTTTGAGCTGCCTACCGGCTGGCAGGTAGCCACGCAGCTACGCCCCGAAGCTGCTACCGGCACCTATTACGCCCCGCACCTGCAATATCTGATGGACAGCCCCACCTCCCTGGGCGCGCAGAAAGTGCGCTCCTGGCAGCATCAGGGGCGCACCATTGAGATGAGCGTACTGCACGAAGGCACCGACGCCGAGCTGGACGCTTACGTGGACCAGACCAAGAAAATCGTGCAGGAGGCCGCCGCCATTTTCGGAGAACTGCCCGCCTACGATTTCGGCCGCTACACCTTCGTGGCCAACTACCTACCCCAGACCAGCGGCGATGGTATGGAACACCGCAACTCTACCTCGCTGACCAGCAACCGCCCATTGCGCGGCCCCGGCGCCATTGATAATCTGGGGACGGTGTCGCACGAGTTTTTCCACGCCTGGAACGTGGAGCGCATCCGCCCCCGCGACCTGGAGCCCTTCGACTTCGACCGGGCCAATATGAGCAACTCGCTCTGGTTTGCCGAAGGCTTCACCCAGTATTACGGCGACCTGCTGCTGCGCCGGGCCGGGGTATTCAGCGACGACCAGTATTGCCAGGAATCCGTGGGGCCTTTGGTGGGTGCCATGCTTAACTCGCCGGGGGCGGCCCGTTTCTCGCCGGTGCAGATGAGCCAGCAGGCTCCTTTCGTGGATGCCGCCGCCGCCATTGACCCCAACAACCGGGGCAATACTTACCTGTCGTACTACTACATCGGTGGGGCCAATGCCCTGGCGCTGGATATGATGCTGCGTCAAAACCATAAGACCACGCTCGACGCCTATATGCGGGCCGTGTGGCAGCAGCATGGTAAGGAGCAACAGAACTACGCCCCCGCCAAGCCTTACACCCTGACCGATTTGCAGCGTATTCTGGGCGAAGTGAGCCGGGACACGGCCTTTGCCGGGCAGTTTTTCCGCCAGCATATTCTGGGTCACGAGTTGCCGAAGTTCAATGAGCTGCTAGCCCCGGCCGGCCTGACGGTGCGCCGCGCCCGGGCCGGGCAGGCCAGCCTGATGAGCCGCCTGAGCTTCAACGCGGCCGACAGTACGGCCAGCCTAGGCAGCACCTTGGTAGGCAGCCCACTTTACCAGGCCGGCCTCGACCGGGAAGACGTGCTGCGCAAGATTGACGGGCAGCGCCTGAGCAACGCCAAGGCCGTGCAGGACCTGCTGGCGGCCCACAAGCCCGGCGACGTGGTGCCGGTGGAATACCGCACCCGCGGCGGCATCCGCACTGTCCAGGTAACCTTGGCTGAAGACCCCACGCTGGAAGTGGTGACTAACGAAACCGCTAAAAAGCCCGTGACCAAGGCCATGAAGAAATTCCGGGCCGACTGGCTAAACGGCAAGGCTAAGTAA
- a CDS encoding class I SAM-dependent methyltransferase, translated as MPSADTGFDRVAPFYDPLARLVFGDALQRAQQAALAGLPPGRPRVLIIGGGSGWVLGEVLQRRPDARVLYLEASAMMLAKSRATLLQTAPQHAGQVEFRLGTERDLRPDESFDVILTFFFLDLFEPSRLQAILGALNRVRRPGAPWLLADFRPAQTLWQRLLLRAMYRFFRLTTGISGRDMPDLHPELRNLGLQLQQQQLFFRGMVEASVFN; from the coding sequence ATGCCTTCTGCCGATACCGGCTTCGACCGGGTTGCCCCCTTCTACGACCCTTTGGCCCGCCTCGTATTTGGCGACGCGCTGCAGCGCGCCCAACAGGCAGCCTTGGCCGGCCTGCCACCGGGTCGGCCCCGGGTCCTGATTATCGGCGGGGGCTCGGGCTGGGTGCTGGGCGAAGTGCTGCAGCGCCGTCCTGATGCCCGGGTGCTCTACCTGGAAGCTTCGGCCATGATGCTGGCCAAGTCGCGCGCGACGCTGCTGCAAACCGCGCCCCAGCATGCCGGACAGGTAGAATTCCGGCTGGGCACCGAGCGTGACCTGCGCCCTGACGAGTCGTTCGACGTCATCCTCACCTTTTTCTTTCTGGACTTGTTTGAGCCCAGCCGCCTGCAAGCTATTCTCGGCGCCCTGAACCGAGTCCGGCGGCCGGGCGCTCCTTGGCTGCTGGCTGATTTTCGGCCGGCCCAAACGCTCTGGCAGCGTCTGCTGCTGCGAGCTATGTACCGCTTTTTCCGGCTCACAACCGGCATCAGTGGCCGCGACATGCCGGACTTGCACCCGGAGCTGCGCAATTTAGGCTTGCAGCTGCAACAGCAACAATTGTTTTTTCGGGGTATGGTAGAGGCCAGCGTCTTCAATTAA
- a CDS encoding phosphatase PAP2 family protein, with protein MTNYLRRIVAGFMLFAAEFAVTLGLGTLGIVGFLALGREVLDQDAAVFDARAFHWARHILGANESGWVERITFLASRNFITAVALLLIGYFLFVRRHRWYTLLVPVVALGSITLNLVLKTTYRRPRPLLPLVSASGLSFPSGHAMISASFYGLLIYLVLTHVRRHRVLRWLLVVVLVLLILLIGLTRVYLRVHYASDVLAGFTAGLVWLLIAIPLLKYIEKAVKKRYKYAPQLAEKQPE; from the coding sequence ATGACCAACTACTTACGCCGAATCGTGGCGGGCTTCATGTTATTTGCGGCCGAATTTGCCGTAACCCTGGGGTTAGGAACCCTGGGCATCGTGGGCTTTCTGGCGCTGGGGCGGGAAGTGCTGGATCAGGATGCCGCCGTATTTGACGCACGGGCTTTTCACTGGGCCCGCCATATACTGGGAGCCAATGAGAGCGGCTGGGTTGAGAGAATAACGTTTTTGGCGTCGCGCAACTTTATCACGGCCGTGGCCTTGCTGTTGATTGGCTACTTTCTGTTTGTGCGGCGGCACCGCTGGTACACGCTCCTGGTGCCAGTAGTAGCCCTGGGCAGCATCACGCTGAATCTGGTGCTAAAAACCACCTACCGCCGGCCCCGGCCGCTGCTGCCGCTCGTGTCGGCTTCGGGGTTGAGCTTCCCCAGCGGGCACGCCATGATCAGTGCCTCGTTCTACGGCCTGCTGATTTATCTGGTCCTGACCCACGTGCGCCGCCACCGCGTGCTGCGCTGGCTGCTAGTGGTGGTGCTGGTCTTGCTGATTTTGCTCATTGGGCTGACCCGCGTTTACCTGCGGGTACACTATGCTTCCGACGTGCTGGCCGGCTTCACAGCCGGGCTAGTATGGCTGCTAATTGCTATTCCGCTGCTGAAGTACATCGAAAAAGCGGTAAAAAAACGATATAAATACGCGCCGCAATTAGCTGAAAAACAGCCTGAATAG
- a CDS encoding phosphatase PAP2 family protein: MDKLLTRLVTLFMFLVVEVGVLLLVFLSSLAAFFYLTRVVFVQHSAGLDQWGFAQMDQLRAAAPGLTPWVVGITFFASAPFLVGTGLLIPGVLAWQKRKREALEVFWAVTGAAILNQIFKTHFHRLRPDTALFPQMGLSFPSGHAMIGMALYGCLAWLLWRHRRHFWLAAALLLWAVLIGFTRIYLHVHYTTDVLAGFVAGLGWLMLLRSGLHLWWRNS, translated from the coding sequence ATGGATAAGCTCCTCACGCGCCTAGTCACGCTCTTTATGTTCCTGGTAGTGGAAGTAGGCGTGCTGCTCCTGGTTTTTCTGAGCTCGTTGGCCGCCTTTTTCTACCTGACGCGGGTTGTGTTCGTGCAGCACTCCGCCGGGCTCGACCAGTGGGGGTTTGCTCAGATGGACCAACTCCGAGCCGCCGCGCCCGGCCTTACGCCCTGGGTGGTCGGCATCACCTTTTTCGCCTCCGCGCCTTTTCTGGTCGGGACCGGCCTGCTGATTCCGGGCGTACTGGCCTGGCAAAAGCGGAAGCGGGAAGCTCTGGAGGTATTCTGGGCCGTGACAGGTGCAGCCATTCTCAACCAGATCTTCAAAACTCACTTTCACCGCCTTCGCCCCGATACAGCTTTGTTTCCGCAAATGGGGCTGAGCTTCCCCAGCGGCCACGCCATGATTGGCATGGCCCTCTACGGCTGTTTGGCCTGGCTGCTGTGGCGCCACCGCCGCCATTTCTGGCTGGCCGCAGCCCTGCTGCTGTGGGCCGTGCTCATCGGCTTCACCCGCATCTACCTGCACGTGCATTACACCACCGACGTGCTGGCTGGTTTCGTCGCCGGCCTGGGCTGGCTCATGCTCCTGCGCTCCGGTCTGCACCTGTGGTGGAGAAATTCCTAA
- a CDS encoding GAF domain-containing protein has translation MLREPTARPIIAPSPAFPFKTTLSLEPIISYWQARENDSNPGVALLARSIGEQVAAAPWCRGAITDLSVLDCSCDLVETLLMAVFPPASFGTDISGAVAPFQRLSFYHTPRFADVLLNTNKTVKQPLNFDPRTMDIYMARMVYQLILDKVYGVNLPLQGTIIFTVPDYNIGSYRHYGVGYTSTFIDVRVVGEKPELTPEQIEFLSHNLHRADLWHELLPPERFELEGFNILHLVDVTEQEILSELKYDLLERDVLQASDRLEQIQEKLRVLFGRPFLQLGIAAYDEKKQAFVDFGRKINHSFLTKQLNNQDSSSGFRRIYNQLLQDRQPLVLQNVEQADIPEDLREQILGIGIKSTILALLPYGDDTVGLLELGSPNVGDLDEFCIEQVQQFVPLFAVAVKRNSEEIQTRVQAIIKEKFTAIHPTMEWRFTDAALNLLNKLEDGNKNAEMEAIVFHDVYPLHGASDIRGSSTARNEAIQGDLIEHLTLANKVLKKASEFQQLPILDELKFYVNKNLRRLRQGILTGDEVSIFESLKTEVEPLFEYLSNNTPELRPVIAQYWSNIDPELGILYKRRKDFEQSVTLLNDTVSDYLDEEEAKAQQMFPHYFQRFKTDGVEHNIYVGGSLVENKPFDLVFLKNLRLWQLLVTVEITRRTAALKPKLAVPLDTTQLILIHGQPLSIRFRQDERQFDVDGAYNIRYEIIKKRVDKATVLGTGERLTQPGKIALVYAQLREAAEYMEYIDYLQDRGLLEPDVEELELEELQGVKGLLALRVTVKL, from the coding sequence ATGTTACGAGAACCTACTGCCCGCCCTATTATAGCTCCTTCCCCGGCTTTTCCTTTCAAGACTACGCTTAGTCTGGAGCCGATTATCAGCTACTGGCAGGCCCGCGAAAATGATTCTAACCCCGGCGTGGCCCTGCTGGCCCGCTCCATTGGGGAGCAAGTGGCCGCGGCACCCTGGTGTCGTGGCGCCATTACCGACCTGAGCGTGCTCGACTGCAGCTGCGACCTGGTCGAAACGCTGCTGATGGCCGTGTTTCCGCCGGCTTCATTCGGCACCGACATCAGCGGGGCGGTGGCTCCGTTTCAGCGCCTGAGCTTTTACCACACGCCCCGGTTTGCCGACGTGCTGCTCAATACCAACAAAACCGTCAAGCAGCCGCTGAACTTCGACCCACGCACCATGGATATCTACATGGCGCGCATGGTCTACCAGCTGATTCTGGATAAGGTATACGGCGTAAACCTGCCGCTGCAGGGCACCATCATCTTCACCGTACCCGACTACAACATCGGTTCCTACCGCCACTACGGCGTGGGCTACACCTCCACGTTTATCGACGTGCGGGTGGTGGGTGAAAAGCCCGAGCTGACGCCCGAGCAGATTGAATTCCTGAGCCACAACCTGCACCGTGCCGACCTCTGGCACGAGCTGCTGCCGCCCGAGCGGTTCGAGCTGGAAGGCTTCAACATTCTGCACCTGGTGGACGTGACCGAGCAGGAAATTCTTTCCGAGCTCAAGTACGACCTGCTGGAGCGCGACGTGCTGCAGGCCTCCGACCGGCTGGAGCAGATTCAGGAAAAGCTGCGGGTACTCTTCGGTCGGCCGTTTCTGCAGCTGGGCATTGCCGCTTACGACGAGAAAAAGCAGGCTTTCGTGGATTTTGGCCGCAAAATCAACCACAGCTTCCTGACCAAGCAGCTCAACAACCAGGACTCTTCCTCGGGCTTCCGCCGCATCTACAACCAGCTGCTGCAGGACCGCCAGCCGCTAGTGCTGCAAAACGTAGAGCAGGCCGATATTCCCGAAGATCTGCGGGAGCAGATTCTGGGCATCGGCATCAAAAGCACCATCCTGGCCCTGCTACCCTACGGCGACGACACCGTGGGCTTGCTGGAGCTGGGCTCACCCAACGTCGGCGACTTGGATGAGTTCTGCATTGAGCAGGTTCAGCAGTTTGTGCCCCTGTTTGCCGTGGCCGTCAAGCGCAACTCTGAGGAAATTCAGACCCGGGTGCAGGCCATTATCAAGGAGAAGTTCACCGCCATTCACCCCACGATGGAGTGGCGCTTCACCGACGCGGCCCTAAACCTGCTCAACAAGCTCGAAGACGGCAACAAAAACGCCGAAATGGAGGCCATTGTCTTCCACGACGTCTACCCGCTGCACGGGGCCAGCGACATTCGGGGCAGCAGCACGGCCCGCAACGAAGCCATTCAGGGCGACCTTATCGAACACCTTACTCTGGCCAACAAAGTCCTCAAAAAGGCCTCCGAGTTTCAGCAATTGCCCATTCTCGACGAGCTCAAGTTCTACGTCAACAAGAACCTGCGCCGCCTGCGCCAGGGCATCCTGACCGGCGACGAGGTGAGCATCTTCGAGTCGCTGAAGACGGAGGTGGAGCCGCTGTTTGAGTATCTGAGCAATAATACGCCCGAGCTGCGGCCCGTCATTGCCCAGTACTGGAGCAACATTGACCCCGAGCTGGGCATTCTCTACAAGCGCCGCAAGGACTTCGAACAGAGCGTGACCCTGCTCAATGACACCGTCAGCGACTACCTCGACGAGGAGGAAGCCAAGGCCCAGCAGATGTTTCCGCACTACTTTCAGCGCTTCAAAACCGATGGGGTGGAACACAACATTTACGTGGGTGGCTCCTTAGTGGAAAACAAGCCCTTCGACCTGGTTTTCCTGAAAAACCTACGATTGTGGCAGCTGCTGGTCACGGTGGAAATCACGCGCCGCACGGCCGCCCTCAAGCCCAAGCTAGCCGTGCCGCTCGACACTACCCAGCTGATTCTGATTCACGGCCAGCCCCTGAGCATCCGTTTCCGCCAGGATGAGCGCCAGTTCGACGTCGACGGGGCCTACAACATCCGCTACGAAATCATCAAAAAGCGCGTTGATAAGGCCACCGTGCTTGGTACCGGGGAGCGGCTTACCCAGCCCGGCAAAATTGCCCTGGTCTACGCCCAGCTTCGCGAAGCCGCCGAGTACATGGAGTATATCGACTACCTCCAGGACCGTGGCCTGCTCGAACCCGATGTAGAGGAACTGGAGCTGGAAGAACTCCAGGGTGTCAAAGGCCTGCTGGCACTACGTGTGACGGTGAAGCTGTGA